In a genomic window of Bordetella petrii:
- a CDS encoding PqiC family protein, with translation MSFSRYLRLSLSALALAAALAGCAMSPPARFYTLQPAPQAAPAAAQRAAFQIEVAPVSVPLQADQPQIMLAKSEGDGALTPLYSHRWAAPLSDEIGAALSDGLTHALGALDVQALQPAEDTPVWRVQVDVQRFDMVSGGPARLDATWRVRPIKLKGARALICRATVQMPADGLGIPALVQAQQQAVALLAQTIASAIDSGGARATPAGPQIQLWGCT, from the coding sequence ATGTCCTTTTCCCGATACCTCCGGCTTTCACTGTCCGCGCTGGCCCTGGCGGCCGCGCTGGCCGGCTGCGCCATGTCGCCGCCGGCGCGCTTCTACACGCTGCAACCGGCTCCTCAGGCGGCGCCGGCCGCCGCGCAGCGGGCCGCCTTCCAGATCGAGGTGGCTCCCGTGTCGGTGCCCCTGCAGGCCGACCAGCCGCAGATCATGCTGGCCAAGTCCGAGGGCGACGGAGCGCTGACGCCGCTGTATTCGCATCGCTGGGCAGCGCCGTTGTCCGACGAGATCGGCGCCGCGCTATCCGATGGCCTGACGCATGCCCTGGGCGCGCTCGATGTCCAGGCCCTGCAACCGGCCGAGGACACGCCGGTGTGGCGCGTACAGGTCGACGTGCAGCGCTTCGACATGGTGTCGGGCGGGCCGGCGCGGCTGGACGCCACCTGGCGCGTGCGGCCCATCAAACTCAAGGGCGCCCGGGCCCTGATTTGCCGCGCCACGGTGCAGATGCCAGCCGATGGCCTGGGCATCCCGGCCCTGGTGCAGGCCCAGCAGCAGGCGGTGGCGCTGTTGGCGCAGACCATCGCCTCGGCGATCGACTCGGGTGGCGCGCGCGCCACGCCGGCCGGCCCCCAGATCCAGCTCTGGGGTTGCACCTGA
- a CDS encoding PqiB family protein, which translates to MAEQTPPPSSNGVDAPEVTRKKQRRISWIWLVPIVALLAGLSLVVRTWMQTGPEISIQFNTAEGIEVGKTQVRYKDVVVGTVHSIRFNDDRSKVIVQAELVKDAAGLATEGTNFWVVRPRLGISGVSGLGTLLSGAYIGVDAVDGAGAATSATKFEFVGLETPPPVTHDRDGKRFVLKAHDLGSLDIGSPVYFRRINVGRVIGYELDESGNAVNVEVFIDSPNDKFVTRGARFWNASGVDLSVDGNGLKLHTQSLVSLALGGVAFAPINLNDSGAAEAGSEFQLYASETDAKANPDGDPVPIRMRFDQSVRGLSVGATIDFQGIALGEVTRITVDFDSNKKRFFAMVDASLYPERLGSVYDRVHERALESGDDTEGKLLASMIKHGLRAQLRTANLLTGQLYIVLAHFPKADPVEFHITDPVVIPTIPGNLEQLQQQITNIVDRIDKIPFDQIGRDLRTTLSSTSRLMSSLDKTLAPEARETLRAARKSIDNINQLLANDAALPANAERAMQELARAARSLRTLADYLQANPEALIRGRGDDPLPGATRN; encoded by the coding sequence ATGGCCGAGCAGACACCTCCACCTTCCAGCAACGGCGTCGACGCCCCGGAAGTCACCCGCAAGAAGCAGCGGCGCATTTCCTGGATATGGCTGGTGCCCATCGTGGCCTTGCTGGCCGGCCTGTCGCTGGTGGTTCGCACCTGGATGCAAACCGGTCCGGAAATCTCCATCCAGTTCAACACCGCCGAGGGCATCGAGGTCGGCAAGACCCAGGTGCGCTACAAAGACGTGGTAGTGGGCACGGTGCACAGCATTCGCTTCAACGACGACCGCTCCAAGGTCATCGTGCAGGCGGAGCTCGTCAAAGACGCCGCCGGCCTGGCCACCGAGGGCACCAACTTCTGGGTGGTACGGCCGCGGCTGGGCATCAGCGGCGTGTCGGGCCTGGGCACGCTGCTTTCCGGCGCCTACATTGGCGTGGATGCGGTCGATGGGGCAGGGGCCGCGACCAGCGCCACCAAGTTCGAGTTCGTGGGCCTGGAAACGCCGCCGCCCGTCACGCACGACCGCGACGGCAAGCGCTTCGTCCTGAAGGCCCATGACCTGGGGTCGCTGGACATCGGCTCGCCGGTTTACTTTCGCCGCATCAATGTCGGCCGGGTCATCGGCTACGAGCTCGACGAAAGCGGCAACGCCGTCAATGTCGAAGTCTTCATCGATTCTCCCAACGACAAATTCGTGACGCGCGGCGCGCGCTTCTGGAATGCCAGCGGCGTCGACCTGTCGGTCGACGGCAACGGGCTGAAGCTGCATACCCAGTCTCTGGTGTCGCTCGCGCTGGGCGGGGTCGCGTTCGCGCCGATCAACCTCAACGATTCGGGCGCCGCCGAGGCCGGCAGCGAGTTCCAGCTGTATGCCAGCGAGACCGACGCCAAGGCGAACCCCGATGGCGACCCCGTGCCTATCCGCATGCGTTTCGACCAGTCGGTGCGCGGCCTGAGCGTGGGCGCCACGATCGACTTCCAGGGCATCGCGCTGGGTGAAGTCACGCGCATCACCGTCGACTTCGATTCCAACAAGAAACGCTTCTTCGCCATGGTCGATGCGTCGCTGTATCCCGAACGCCTGGGATCGGTCTACGACCGGGTGCACGAGCGCGCCCTCGAGTCTGGCGACGACACCGAAGGCAAGCTGCTGGCCTCCATGATCAAGCACGGCCTGCGCGCACAGTTGCGTACCGCCAACCTGCTGACCGGCCAGCTCTACATCGTGCTGGCGCATTTCCCCAAGGCCGATCCGGTCGAGTTCCACATTACCGATCCGGTCGTCATCCCCACTATCCCGGGCAACCTGGAACAACTGCAGCAGCAGATCACCAACATCGTCGACCGTATCGACAAGATCCCGTTCGACCAGATCGGCCGCGATCTGCGCACGACCCTGTCGAGCACCTCCAGGCTGATGTCCAGCCTGGACAAGACGCTGGCGCCCGAAGCGCGCGAAACCCTGCGTGCCGCGCGCAAGTCGATCGACAACATCAACCAGTTGCTGGCCAACGACGCGGCGCTGCCGGCCAATGCCGAGCGCGCCATGCAAGAGCTGGCCCGGGCCGCCCGTTCGCTGCGCACCCTGGCCGATTACCTGCAGGCCAATCCAGAAGCCCTGATTCGCGGTCGCGGTGATGATCCGCTGCCCGGCGCTACCAGGAACTGA
- a CDS encoding paraquat-inducible protein A has translation MAREPLISCEHCASIFRRHELQRGETATCSRCGTILWRYSGLSVSGWLALTLTALIVFVVANGYPVVSMSVRGLVRDASLLDAVAMTWQQGYVMTATMTGLAGFGLPLLQLCLLAWVLWPLTRGREPRGLRPAMRLLGMLRPWCMVPVFLLGVVVAVVKLAGMARVGPEPGLYAFAVLTVLLTMLSRLSPHAIWRYAEESGVAPVHVPRAQPGQLLAGCHVCGQVQALAAHDHDGPAPRCMRCRAVLHYRKPDSLARTWALLLAAAVLYVPANVLPIMNINSLFFGDSGHTILGGVVELWHTGSWDIALIVFVASIVVPLTKILALVVLAIAVQLRSQLNLRQRTRLYELVEFIGQWSMLDVFVVILLSALAHFQGLFEISAGPAAGAFGLVVILTMLAAMSFDPRTAWDQAPRGEAGADRPAGGDMPAAPGQNTA, from the coding sequence TTGGCCCGTGAGCCCCTGATCTCGTGCGAACACTGCGCCAGCATCTTCAGGCGCCACGAACTGCAGCGCGGCGAGACCGCGACTTGCTCGCGCTGCGGCACCATCCTGTGGCGCTATAGCGGCCTCAGCGTGTCGGGCTGGCTGGCGCTCACGCTGACCGCGCTGATCGTATTCGTGGTGGCCAACGGCTATCCGGTCGTTTCCATGTCGGTGCGCGGCCTGGTCCGCGATGCCTCGCTGCTCGACGCGGTCGCCATGACCTGGCAGCAGGGCTACGTCATGACCGCCACCATGACCGGCCTGGCCGGCTTCGGCCTGCCGCTGTTGCAGTTGTGCCTGCTGGCGTGGGTGCTGTGGCCGTTGACCCGCGGCCGCGAACCCCGCGGCTTGCGGCCGGCCATGCGCTTGCTGGGCATGCTGCGGCCATGGTGCATGGTGCCGGTGTTCCTGCTGGGAGTGGTGGTGGCCGTGGTCAAGCTGGCCGGCATGGCCCGGGTCGGGCCCGAGCCCGGCCTGTATGCCTTTGCGGTCCTGACGGTGCTGCTGACTATGCTTTCCCGTCTGTCGCCGCACGCGATATGGCGCTATGCCGAGGAAAGCGGCGTGGCGCCGGTGCATGTGCCGCGCGCGCAACCGGGCCAGCTATTGGCCGGCTGTCATGTCTGCGGCCAGGTGCAGGCGCTGGCCGCCCATGACCACGACGGACCGGCGCCGCGCTGCATGCGCTGCCGGGCGGTGCTGCACTACCGCAAACCCGACAGCCTGGCCCGCACCTGGGCGCTGCTGCTGGCCGCGGCCGTGTTGTACGTGCCCGCCAATGTGCTGCCCATCATGAACATCAATTCGCTGTTCTTCGGCGACAGCGGCCATACCATCCTGGGCGGCGTGGTCGAGCTCTGGCATACGGGCTCATGGGACATCGCCCTGATCGTGTTCGTGGCCAGTATCGTGGTGCCGCTCACCAAGATTCTCGCGCTGGTGGTGCTGGCCATCGCCGTGCAGCTGCGCAGCCAGCTCAACCTGCGCCAGCGCACCCGGCTGTACGAACTGGTGGAGTTCATCGGGCAATGGTCGATGCTCGACGTCTTCGTCGTGATATTGTTGTCAGCCCTGGCGCATTTCCAGGGCCTGTTCGAAATCTCGGCCGGCCCGGCGGCCGGTGCGTTCGGCCTGGTGGTCATCCTGACCATGCTCGCGGCCATGAGCTTCGATCCGCGCACTGCCTGGGACCAGGCGCCGCGCGGCGAGGCCGGCGCCGACCGGCCCGCGGGGGGCGACATGCCCGCGGCGCCCGGGCAAAATACGGCATAG
- the clpA gene encoding ATP-dependent Clp protease ATP-binding subunit ClpA: MRYGGSVISQELEVSLHMAFVEARSARHEFITVEHLLLSLLDNASAVEVLRACAANLDDLRRNLRQFVSENTPVIPTGAEVDTQPTLGFQRVIQRAIMHVSAGGTGKKPVTGANVLVAIFGEKDSHAVYYLQQQGVTRLDVVNFLSHGITKQPQEESAAAPKEQPGLEEPSESRQSPLDQYANDLNAAALAGRIDPLIGREHEVERVIQVLCRRRKNNPLLVGEAGVGKTAIAEGLAWRITRGEVPEILQGAHVYALDMGALLAGTKYRGDFEQRLKGVLKQIRGNPDAILFIDEIHTLIGAGSASGGTLDASNLLKPALSSGQLKCIGATTYTEFRGVFEKDHALSRRFQKIDVSEPSVEQTVQILRGLKSRFEEHHNVRYSAAALSAAAELSARYINDRHLPDKAIDVIDEAGAAQRLLPRSRQKKLIGKIDIENIVSKIARIPPQSVSNDDRSKLATLDRDLKTVVFGQDTAIEALSAAIKMARSGLGKPDRPIGSFLFSGPTGVGKTEVARQLAFIMGVELLRFDMSEYMERHAVSRLIGAPPGYVGFDQGGLLTEAITKQPHCVLLLDEIEKAHPDVFNILLQVMDHGTLTDNNGRKADFRNVIIIMTTNAGAETLNRPAIGFSNSRVVGDEMAEIRRMFTPEFRNRLDAIIPFAPLSREIILRVVDKFLMQLEDQLHERRVEAVFTDGLREHLAKEGFDPLMGARPMQRLIQDTIRRALADELLFGKLADGGTVTVDLDEAGKVRLSFDGAGKSPGSGAPDKQEVELVD; this comes from the coding sequence ATGCGTTACGGAGGAAGCGTGATTTCCCAAGAGCTTGAAGTCAGCCTGCATATGGCTTTTGTCGAGGCCCGTTCGGCTCGCCATGAATTCATTACCGTCGAGCATCTGCTCCTGTCGCTGCTCGACAACGCGTCGGCGGTGGAAGTCCTGCGCGCCTGCGCTGCCAATCTGGATGACTTGCGCCGTAATCTGCGTCAGTTCGTGTCCGAGAACACGCCGGTCATTCCCACGGGGGCCGAGGTCGACACCCAGCCCACCCTGGGTTTCCAGCGGGTGATCCAGCGCGCCATCATGCACGTTTCGGCGGGCGGCACCGGCAAGAAGCCGGTTACCGGCGCGAACGTGCTGGTGGCCATTTTCGGCGAAAAAGACTCGCACGCGGTGTACTACCTGCAGCAGCAGGGCGTCACGCGCCTGGACGTGGTCAATTTCCTGTCGCACGGCATCACCAAGCAGCCGCAGGAAGAATCCGCGGCGGCCCCCAAAGAGCAGCCTGGCCTCGAAGAACCGTCCGAGTCGCGCCAGTCGCCGCTCGACCAGTACGCCAACGACCTGAACGCGGCGGCCCTGGCCGGCCGCATCGATCCGCTCATCGGCCGCGAGCATGAAGTCGAGCGCGTCATCCAGGTGCTGTGCCGGCGCCGCAAGAACAACCCGCTGCTGGTGGGCGAGGCCGGCGTGGGCAAGACCGCCATCGCCGAAGGCCTGGCCTGGCGCATCACGCGCGGCGAAGTGCCCGAAATCCTGCAGGGCGCGCACGTCTACGCGCTCGACATGGGCGCGCTGCTGGCGGGCACCAAGTACCGGGGCGATTTCGAACAGCGCCTGAAGGGCGTGCTCAAGCAGATCCGCGGCAATCCCGACGCCATCCTGTTCATCGACGAAATCCATACCCTCATCGGCGCGGGCTCGGCCTCGGGCGGCACGCTCGATGCATCCAACCTGCTCAAGCCGGCGCTGTCGTCCGGGCAGCTCAAGTGCATCGGCGCCACCACCTACACCGAGTTCCGCGGGGTCTTCGAAAAAGACCACGCGCTGTCGCGCCGCTTCCAGAAAATCGATGTCTCCGAACCCAGCGTCGAGCAGACGGTGCAGATTCTGCGCGGCCTGAAGAGCCGCTTCGAAGAACACCACAACGTGCGCTATTCGGCTGCCGCGCTCAGCGCAGCGGCCGAACTGTCGGCGCGCTATATCAACGATCGCCACCTGCCCGACAAGGCCATCGACGTCATCGACGAAGCGGGCGCCGCGCAGCGCCTGCTGCCGCGCTCGCGCCAGAAAAAGCTTATCGGCAAGATCGACATCGAGAACATCGTCTCGAAAATCGCGCGCATCCCGCCGCAGTCGGTGTCCAACGACGACCGCAGCAAGCTGGCCACGCTCGACCGCGACCTCAAGACCGTGGTGTTCGGCCAGGATACCGCCATCGAAGCCTTGTCAGCCGCCATCAAGATGGCGCGCTCCGGCCTGGGCAAGCCCGATCGTCCGATCGGCTCGTTCCTGTTCTCGGGGCCCACTGGCGTGGGCAAGACCGAAGTGGCGCGCCAGCTGGCTTTCATCATGGGCGTCGAGCTGCTGCGTTTCGACATGTCCGAATACATGGAACGCCATGCCGTGTCGCGCCTTATCGGCGCGCCGCCGGGGTACGTGGGCTTCGACCAGGGCGGCCTGCTCACCGAAGCCATCACCAAACAGCCGCATTGCGTGCTGCTGCTCGACGAAATCGAGAAAGCGCATCCCGATGTGTTCAACATCCTGCTGCAGGTGATGGACCACGGCACGCTCACCGACAACAACGGGCGCAAGGCCGATTTCCGCAACGTCATCATCATCATGACCACCAACGCGGGCGCGGAAACCCTCAACCGGCCGGCCATAGGTTTTTCCAACAGCCGGGTGGTGGGCGACGAAATGGCCGAAATCCGGCGCATGTTCACGCCGGAATTCCGCAACCGGCTCGACGCCATCATTCCGTTCGCGCCGCTGTCGCGCGAGATCATCCTGCGCGTGGTCGACAAGTTCCTGATGCAGCTCGAAGACCAATTGCACGAGCGCCGTGTCGAGGCCGTATTCACCGACGGGTTGCGCGAGCACCTGGCCAAAGAGGGCTTCGACCCGCTCATGGGCGCCCGGCCCATGCAGCGGCTCATCCAGGACACCATCCGCCGGGCGCTGGCCGACGAACTGCTGTTCGGCAAGCTGGCCGACGGCGGCACGGTCACGGTGGATCTCGACGAGGCCGGCAAGGTGCGGCTCAGCTTCGACGGCGCAGGCAAATCGCCGGGTTCTGGCGCGCCAGACAAGCAGGAAGTCGAGCTGGTCGACTAA
- the pbpC gene encoding penicillin-binding protein 1C — MGAAALLALDRLFPLPAIDGGGAAVVVAADGTPLRAYPSRDGMWRYPVAPGEVAPAYLQTLLGYEDRWFYWHPGVNPVALARAGWQWLAHGRIVSGGSTLTMQVARLVDTRLAAQPSRSLAAKLRQIARALQLEWHYGKDEILAMYLTHAPMGGIVEGVEMGARLWLGKSARDLSPAEAALLTALPQAPSRLRPDRHPRAAQAARDKVLDRMTARGWGAAAVADAKIETVVAPPLRAHWLAPLAARRLLAGQQSAGRRPAIVASTLDANIQATAERMLLDRVDALPPKVSMAVLVMDNDTLAVKAYAGSADFSDDSRYSHVDMVRGVRSPGSTLKPFLYAQALDEGLVHSESLLLDAPLSFGGYAPGNFQAAFSGPVSVAQALQRSLNVPAVDLLDRVGPSRFASMLLAGGVRLRMPDGAVPNLSLILGGAGTTLEELVGAYRALARGGLAGRPRLAPGQPRVESRMMSPGAAWIVRDILEGGGHPDRPLLQAGRQLAWKTGTSFGFRDAWAVGVTDAWTIGVWVGRPDGTPNPGFFGANVAAPLLRDIAAVLPAGAALRAPRPASVRPVVTCWPGGWRQGSAQAGSCAQPRAAWALDDTVPPSFAGYADAASGPLRVQGVADGSVLRPVPGRQEVVLDVNVQGARGQVWWMLDGRVRERGPAPAPLTLSMVHNGRYTLTAMDEQGRYDRVVFEIAGVTP; from the coding sequence ATGGGGGCGGCGGCGCTGCTCGCGCTCGACCGCCTGTTTCCCTTGCCCGCCATCGACGGCGGCGGGGCGGCGGTGGTGGTGGCGGCCGACGGCACGCCGCTGCGCGCCTATCCCAGCCGCGACGGCATGTGGCGCTATCCGGTTGCGCCCGGCGAGGTGGCGCCTGCTTACCTGCAAACCCTGCTGGGCTACGAAGACCGCTGGTTCTACTGGCATCCGGGGGTGAATCCGGTGGCGTTGGCGCGCGCGGGCTGGCAATGGCTGGCGCACGGGCGCATCGTATCGGGCGGCTCGACCCTGACGATGCAGGTGGCCCGCCTGGTCGATACGCGACTGGCTGCCCAGCCCTCGCGGTCGCTGGCCGCCAAGCTGCGCCAGATCGCCCGCGCGCTGCAGCTCGAATGGCACTATGGCAAGGACGAGATCCTGGCCATGTACCTGACGCACGCGCCCATGGGCGGCATTGTCGAGGGCGTGGAAATGGGCGCGCGCCTGTGGCTGGGCAAGTCCGCCCGCGATCTCAGCCCGGCCGAGGCAGCCTTGCTGACCGCCTTGCCGCAGGCTCCGTCGCGCCTGCGTCCCGACCGCCACCCCCGGGCGGCCCAGGCAGCACGCGACAAGGTGCTCGACCGCATGACGGCGCGCGGCTGGGGCGCCGCCGCCGTGGCCGACGCCAAGATCGAGACCGTGGTGGCGCCGCCGTTGCGGGCGCACTGGCTGGCCCCGCTGGCGGCCCGGCGCCTGCTGGCCGGCCAGCAAAGCGCCGGCCGGCGGCCGGCCATCGTGGCGTCGACGCTCGACGCCAACATCCAGGCCACCGCCGAGCGCATGCTGCTCGACCGGGTCGATGCCTTGCCGCCGAAGGTATCGATGGCCGTGCTGGTCATGGACAACGATACGCTGGCCGTCAAGGCCTATGCGGGCTCGGCCGATTTCTCGGACGACAGCCGCTACTCGCACGTGGATATGGTGCGCGGGGTGCGCTCCCCGGGTTCGACCTTGAAGCCGTTCCTGTACGCGCAGGCGCTGGACGAGGGGCTGGTGCATTCCGAAAGCCTGCTGCTGGACGCGCCGCTGTCGTTCGGCGGCTATGCCCCGGGGAACTTCCAGGCGGCGTTCTCGGGTCCGGTAAGCGTGGCGCAGGCGCTGCAGCGCTCGCTGAACGTGCCCGCGGTCGACCTGCTTGACCGCGTCGGGCCGTCGCGCTTTGCCTCGATGCTGCTGGCCGGCGGCGTGCGCCTGCGCATGCCGGACGGCGCCGTGCCCAACCTGAGCTTGATTTTGGGCGGGGCCGGCACCACATTAGAAGAACTGGTCGGCGCCTATCGGGCGCTGGCGCGCGGGGGGCTGGCCGGGCGGCCGCGCCTGGCGCCGGGACAGCCACGGGTCGAGTCCCGTATGATGAGCCCTGGGGCGGCCTGGATCGTGCGCGATATTCTCGAAGGCGGCGGCCACCCCGACCGGCCCCTGCTGCAGGCCGGCCGACAACTGGCCTGGAAAACCGGCACCAGTTTCGGCTTTCGCGATGCCTGGGCGGTGGGTGTTACCGACGCCTGGACCATCGGCGTGTGGGTGGGGCGGCCCGACGGCACGCCTAATCCGGGTTTTTTTGGCGCCAATGTGGCTGCGCCGTTGCTGCGCGACATCGCCGCGGTGCTGCCTGCCGGCGCCGCGCTTCGCGCGCCGCGGCCGGCCAGCGTGCGGCCCGTGGTCACCTGCTGGCCGGGCGGCTGGCGGCAGGGCAGCGCGCAGGCCGGGTCGTGCGCCCAGCCGCGCGCGGCCTGGGCGCTGGACGACACGGTGCCGCCCAGCTTCGCCGGCTATGCTGACGCAGCCAGCGGCCCGCTGCGCGTGCAGGGGGTCGCCGACGGATCGGTGTTGCGGCCGGTGCCGGGTCGGCAAGAGGTAGTACTGGATGTAAACGTGCAGGGCGCGCGCGGCCAGGTGTGGTGGATGCTCGACGGGCGCGTGCGCGAGCGCGGCCCGGCGCCGGCGCCGCTGACACTGTCGATGGTGCACAATGGCCGCTATACCCTGACCGCCATGGATGAACAAGGCCGTTACGACCGTGTGGTTTTTGAAATCGCTGGCGTTACGCCCTGA